In Fimbriimonadales bacterium, the following are encoded in one genomic region:
- a CDS encoding cysteine desulfurase: MTPISTENKRKIDVEKIRKDFPALHTSVEGRPLVYLDNAATSQKPLSVIEATREYYINQNANVHRGVHYLSRIATTLFEETREKAHRFLNSRSPNEIIFTKGCTEAINLVAYSYGRAFLKPGDEILLTNMEHHSNIVPWQLVAEATGAKIRVIPINDCGELLLDEFEKMLSERTKIVGCVYISNVLGTINPIKEITKKAHEVGAVVLVDGAQSTPHLRVDVQDLDVDFYTVSGHKMYAPTGVGVLYGKLDLLEKMIPYQGGGDMIRTVSFEKTTYKEPPHKFEAGTPNIAGVVAMGSAIDYIENLGMDAIQAYENELSIYAHERIAEVPGIRVIGTAKEKAGLVSFVMDCAHAHDIGTILDSEGIAVRAGHHCCMPLMERFGISATARASLAFYNTKEEIDILIKGLYKVREIFK; this comes from the coding sequence ATGACACCGATTTCGACCGAAAACAAGCGCAAAATAGACGTGGAAAAAATTCGGAAGGATTTTCCTGCTCTGCATACTTCCGTCGAAGGAAGGCCTTTAGTTTATCTCGACAACGCAGCGACTTCTCAAAAGCCGCTATCCGTAATCGAAGCCACACGAGAATATTATATCAATCAGAATGCGAACGTACATCGTGGGGTTCATTACCTAAGCAGAATCGCTACCACGCTTTTCGAAGAGACCCGAGAGAAAGCGCATCGTTTCTTAAACTCCCGCTCGCCGAATGAAATCATTTTTACGAAAGGATGCACGGAAGCGATTAATCTCGTTGCGTATTCTTACGGGCGTGCGTTTTTGAAACCCGGAGACGAGATATTGCTCACGAACATGGAGCATCACTCGAATATCGTTCCTTGGCAATTAGTCGCGGAAGCAACGGGTGCGAAAATTCGCGTCATTCCCATCAACGATTGTGGCGAACTTTTGCTCGACGAATTCGAGAAGATGCTTTCCGAGCGAACGAAAATTGTCGGTTGCGTCTATATCTCTAATGTGCTCGGAACGATAAATCCTATTAAGGAGATTACGAAAAAAGCACACGAGGTAGGCGCAGTGGTTCTGGTGGATGGAGCGCAGTCCACACCTCATTTGCGAGTAGACGTGCAAGACCTTGACGTAGATTTTTACACGGTATCCGGACACAAGATGTACGCCCCTACTGGGGTAGGAGTTTTATATGGAAAACTGGACTTGCTCGAAAAGATGATTCCCTATCAAGGTGGGGGGGACATGATTCGAACAGTTTCTTTCGAAAAAACGACTTACAAAGAGCCTCCCCACAAATTCGAAGCAGGGACACCGAATATCGCCGGGGTCGTTGCGATGGGCTCTGCTATAGATTATATAGAGAATTTAGGAATGGACGCAATTCAAGCGTACGAAAACGAACTTTCGATATATGCACACGAAAGAATCGCAGAAGTCCCCGGAATCCGCGTAATTGGAACAGCGAAGGAGAAGGCGGGGTTGGTTTCTTTCGTCATGGATTGCGCACATGCTCACGACATCGGGACGATTTTGGATAGCGAAGGGATTGCCGTGCGGGCGGGACATCATTGTTGCATGCCGCTAATGGAGCGGTTCGGAATTTCTGCAACCGCCCGTGCCTCTTTAGCGTTTTATAACACGAAGGAAGAAATAGATATACTAATAAAAGGACTTTATAAAGTTCGAGAGATCTTTAAATAA
- the sufD gene encoding Fe-S cluster assembly protein SufD, which yields MSAELIVKAPSFIDSFEKHVEPLFDSGPDFVRSLRLRAWKSFLELGIPSTKHEEYKYTPLRGLADNVFSPAEKSLEVEDSGKTIVSNVKSTKLFFVNGYLVEGTKLPDGIIALPLDRAITEIPEEIEKVLGKIAPWEKHSFVALNTAHLEQGIFIKIPKNTEIEEPIQIVFLTKGAHEPVTTQPRVVIVVEPNSKAEIIESYIGEGLYFTNSVSEVVLAENAQLEHTKIQDESTDSYHLSAIQVVQHANSTYLSHNIAFGGALARTDLNVFLDGQGCHCWLNGVYFNTGERLIDNHTRIDHAKPECNSFEVYKGILAGHSTGVFNGKIFVHKDAQKTDAKQTNQALLLHPAATVFTKPQLEIFADDVKCTHGVTVGRIQEDAMFYLRARGIPKHVAAHILVYAFASEVLEKISNEELRLATEKVLFDRLEEAYTRGETEDLWVTKR from the coding sequence ATGAGCGCAGAACTTATCGTCAAAGCACCTTCGTTTATAGACTCTTTCGAAAAGCACGTTGAACCTCTTTTCGATTCTGGACCTGATTTCGTTCGCTCTTTAAGATTGCGCGCTTGGAAGAGTTTTTTGGAACTCGGAATTCCCAGCACGAAGCATGAGGAATATAAATACACTCCTCTTCGAGGTCTCGCTGATAATGTATTTTCACCTGCTGAAAAAAGCCTCGAAGTCGAGGACTCGGGGAAAACGATTGTCTCAAACGTAAAGTCAACGAAACTTTTTTTCGTGAACGGTTATCTGGTAGAAGGAACGAAACTTCCTGATGGAATAATCGCATTGCCACTCGACCGCGCGATCACCGAAATTCCAGAAGAAATCGAAAAGGTTTTGGGCAAAATTGCACCCTGGGAAAAGCATTCTTTCGTTGCACTCAACACCGCCCATTTAGAGCAAGGGATTTTCATAAAGATTCCAAAAAATACAGAAATCGAGGAGCCGATTCAAATCGTTTTTCTAACGAAGGGCGCTCACGAACCTGTTACTACTCAGCCCAGAGTCGTAATCGTCGTAGAGCCGAACTCGAAAGCGGAAATTATAGAAAGTTATATCGGTGAAGGACTCTATTTCACGAATTCCGTCTCGGAGGTGGTGCTTGCCGAAAACGCGCAATTAGAGCACACGAAGATTCAAGACGAATCTACCGATTCGTATCATCTTTCCGCGATACAAGTCGTTCAACATGCAAACAGTACATATCTTTCTCACAATATCGCTTTCGGGGGGGCACTCGCTCGAACGGATTTGAATGTTTTCCTCGATGGGCAAGGCTGTCACTGCTGGTTGAACGGCGTGTATTTCAACACGGGGGAACGTCTCATAGACAATCACACACGGATCGACCATGCGAAGCCCGAATGTAATTCTTTCGAAGTGTATAAAGGAATTCTCGCAGGACATTCTACGGGGGTTTTCAACGGAAAAATTTTCGTGCATAAGGATGCACAAAAAACAGATGCGAAGCAAACGAACCAAGCGCTGCTTTTGCATCCTGCAGCGACAGTTTTCACGAAACCGCAATTGGAAATCTTTGCCGACGACGTGAAGTGCACACATGGGGTGACGGTGGGGCGCATCCAAGAAGATGCGATGTTTTATTTGCGCGCGAGAGGAATTCCGAAACATGTCGCAGCGCATATTCTCGTGTACGCATTCGCAAGCGAGGTGTTGGAAAAAATTTCCAACGAAGAACTTCGGCTCGCTACGGAAAAAGTTTTGTTCGACCGTTTGGAAGAAGCCTACACTCGTGGAGAAACGGAAGACCTTTGGGTAACGAAACGATGA
- a CDS encoding Rrf2 family transcriptional regulator yields the protein MKFSTQEEYGLRCLLAIARVHPDRSLTIPEISKSEGLSEAHVAKLLMILRKHGFVKSTRGQSGGYMLSRSPNAIRVSEVLSALGGKLFENDFCEKHSGAQNICVHDSACKIRSLWARVQLAVDKVLYEITLADLFSPLSSENVERDNLIPISIRTSET from the coding sequence ATGAAATTTAGTACACAAGAAGAATACGGATTGCGATGTTTATTGGCTATTGCCAGGGTACATCCTGACCGGAGCCTTACGATTCCAGAAATCAGCAAATCGGAAGGCTTGAGTGAAGCGCATGTTGCCAAGTTGCTGATGATTCTTCGCAAGCATGGCTTTGTAAAGAGCACGCGAGGGCAGTCCGGAGGATATATGCTCAGTCGTTCTCCGAATGCGATTCGGGTAAGCGAAGTTCTTTCTGCATTAGGTGGAAAACTTTTCGAAAACGATTTTTGCGAAAAGCATTCGGGCGCGCAAAATATTTGTGTGCATGACAGCGCATGCAAAATCCGTTCCTTATGGGCTCGAGTGCAACTCGCAGTGGACAAGGTGCTTTATGAAATTACTTTGGCAGACTTGTTTTCGCCTTTGTCGAGCGAAAACGTCGAAAGAGACAATTTGATTCCTATATCTATAAGGACTAGCGAAACATGA
- a CDS encoding SUF system Fe-S cluster assembly protein, which translates to MPSRIPEQPKEPEENQNPMDTISKSLLEGEIIEALRKIYDPEIPVNIYDLGLIYDITIKEDGFVHVLMTLTTPHCPVAEILPKEVEAAVRGVKGVKDVYVELTWDPPFTIDRMSEEAKMLLGLW; encoded by the coding sequence ATGCCAAGCAGAATTCCAGAACAACCGAAAGAACCCGAAGAAAATCAGAATCCGATGGATACTATCTCCAAATCTTTATTAGAAGGGGAAATCATCGAGGCTTTGCGAAAAATTTACGATCCGGAAATCCCGGTCAATATTTACGATTTAGGTTTGATTTACGACATCACTATTAAAGAGGATGGTTTTGTTCACGTTCTCATGACACTCACCACTCCGCATTGTCCTGTCGCTGAGATTCTTCCTAAAGAAGTCGAAGCAGCAGTCAGGGGAGTGAAGGGTGTAAAGGATGTTTATGTCGAATTGACATGGGACCCGCCGTTCACGATAGATAGAATGTCGGAAGAGGCGAAAATGCTTTTAGGACTTTGGTAA
- a CDS encoding SUF system NifU family Fe-S cluster assembly protein, whose protein sequence is MTELRELYQEVILDHNKRPRNKGRLQEYTQRSVGHNPLCGDIVTVYLKVNDGVIEEISFEGEGCAISTASASLMTEAVKGKKIREIETLFSKVHEMLTVDGADESLGSLVALAGVREFPIRVKCATLAWHTLQAALRNETTPVSTE, encoded by the coding sequence ATGACCGAACTGCGAGAACTCTATCAAGAAGTGATACTCGACCATAACAAAAGGCCGAGGAATAAAGGACGTTTGCAGGAGTATACGCAACGTTCCGTAGGTCACAATCCCCTTTGCGGCGACATCGTAACGGTGTATCTCAAAGTCAACGACGGTGTAATCGAAGAAATTTCATTCGAAGGGGAAGGCTGTGCGATTTCCACCGCGAGCGCTTCTCTTATGACGGAGGCGGTAAAGGGCAAAAAAATACGCGAAATAGAGACTTTGTTTTCGAAAGTTCATGAGATGCTTACCGTGGACGGAGCCGATGAAAGCCTCGGTTCGCTTGTTGCACTCGCCGGCGTGCGTGAGTTCCCGATTCGTGTGAAATGCGCGACTCTCGCATGGCACACTTTGCAAGCCGCTTTGCGCAACGAAACTACACCTGTGAGCACAGAATAG
- a CDS encoding ABC transporter ATP-binding protein — protein MALPKDGGIVRAIELGKDEEILFGLESDLTVRGDFGASALIATNLRLLRLEPEGDQIEFNGRARVTAEWNLRELRDFEYEELVDAGALVARRNGQKVEILRCSTAYAGQIAAAAKRLNDFLSGKSVSFFYESKRICPKCRRPLPKDSDICESCISKGKTLVRLLSFLKPYKLAVACSIFLVIADRVVSLIWPYLIGILTDKVLEPHKWSPLFIILIVGLVASRVLGTIILVLRAWLHGWLGNKVIVQIRGKLFAHLQQLSLSFYDRRTIGSVMSRVTNDTGALYDVLVDGIPILLTNGLMLIGIPIALLWINWQVAIWTLFPIPFVLWLVRKFRKQLERTWRRYWHSWARLSGALTGVLSGMRIVKAFRGEEREIKRFGRRIQDLADTAYAAETAWAKFFPAITFMVSIGTILVWVAGGVAVLNERMTLGQLVVFSIYLGMLEAPLQVLTRVIDWLSRGLTAAERVFEVLDTVPDIQQPKNAVRLKQWKGGIRYENVHFSYEKAHEVLHGLNFEVKAGEMLGIVGASGSGKTTMINLLLRFYDPTEGRILIDGVDIRDLDLDEFRRNVSLVPQESYLFPGSVRDNIAYGRPDASMEEIIAAAKAARAHDFIVKFPDGYDTYVGERGQRLSGGERQRISIARAILHNPRILVLDEATSSVDTETERMIQEALANLVEGRTVIAIAHRLSTLQNADRILVLEEGRIAEMGTHEELMEKKGLYHKFVNLQQQLAKIRSELIGLEPEAAEEATVG, from the coding sequence ATGGCTTTGCCAAAAGATGGCGGCATCGTTCGCGCCATCGAATTAGGAAAGGACGAAGAAATCTTATTTGGGCTCGAAAGTGATTTAACTGTTCGAGGGGATTTCGGCGCATCAGCATTAATAGCAACGAATTTGCGTTTATTGCGTTTAGAGCCAGAGGGTGACCAAATCGAATTCAATGGACGCGCGCGAGTTACTGCTGAATGGAACCTGCGTGAATTGCGAGACTTCGAGTACGAAGAACTCGTAGATGCGGGAGCATTAGTTGCAAGGAGGAATGGACAAAAAGTCGAAATTTTGCGGTGTTCGACGGCATACGCGGGGCAAATTGCAGCAGCGGCGAAACGTTTGAATGATTTCCTTTCCGGAAAATCGGTTTCCTTCTTTTACGAATCGAAGAGGATTTGCCCGAAATGTCGTCGTCCTCTTCCGAAAGATTCCGATATTTGCGAATCGTGTATTAGCAAAGGAAAGACACTCGTTCGTTTGCTCTCTTTTTTGAAGCCTTATAAACTCGCCGTTGCTTGCAGCATCTTTTTAGTGATTGCCGACCGCGTCGTTTCGCTGATTTGGCCGTATCTTATCGGCATTTTGACGGATAAGGTTTTAGAACCTCACAAATGGTCTCCGCTTTTTATCATTTTGATTGTAGGTCTCGTCGCTTCGCGAGTTTTGGGCACGATCATTCTCGTTCTTCGTGCTTGGCTTCATGGTTGGCTCGGTAATAAAGTTATCGTGCAAATTCGAGGAAAACTATTCGCACATTTACAACAGTTATCTCTCTCTTTCTACGACCGTCGGACTATCGGAAGCGTGATGTCGCGTGTAACGAACGACACCGGTGCACTGTATGACGTATTGGTAGATGGAATTCCGATTCTGCTCACGAACGGGTTGATGCTTATTGGTATCCCCATTGCGCTTTTATGGATTAACTGGCAAGTCGCTATTTGGACTTTGTTCCCTATCCCTTTCGTTTTGTGGCTCGTTAGGAAGTTCCGAAAGCAACTCGAAAGAACGTGGAGAAGGTACTGGCACAGTTGGGCTAGATTGAGTGGCGCACTGACGGGTGTTCTCAGTGGAATGCGCATCGTGAAAGCCTTTCGAGGAGAAGAACGCGAGATTAAACGATTCGGAAGGCGCATACAGGATTTGGCAGATACGGCGTATGCGGCAGAGACTGCATGGGCGAAATTTTTCCCCGCCATTACGTTCATGGTAAGCATCGGGACGATTTTAGTTTGGGTTGCGGGGGGGGTTGCGGTGTTGAACGAACGCATGACGTTGGGTCAATTGGTGGTGTTTTCGATTTACTTGGGGATGCTCGAAGCGCCGTTGCAAGTTTTAACGCGCGTAATAGATTGGTTGAGTCGTGGATTAACGGCAGCGGAGCGTGTTTTCGAAGTGTTAGATACTGTGCCCGATATTCAACAACCGAAAAATGCCGTGCGCTTGAAACAGTGGAAAGGAGGAATACGTTATGAGAACGTTCATTTCAGTTATGAAAAAGCACACGAAGTTTTGCACGGATTGAATTTCGAAGTGAAAGCGGGTGAGATGCTCGGTATCGTGGGTGCGAGCGGCAGCGGGAAGACCACCATGATCAATCTTCTTTTGCGTTTTTACGACCCTACGGAGGGGCGAATTCTCATTGATGGTGTGGATATTCGAGATTTGGATTTAGACGAATTTCGCCGGAACGTAAGTTTAGTACCCCAAGAATCCTATTTGTTTCCAGGCAGTGTTCGCGACAACATCGCTTATGGAAGACCGGATGCGAGCATGGAGGAGATTATCGCAGCAGCAAAAGCCGCGCGGGCGCATGACTTCATCGTCAAATTTCCCGATGGCTATGACACGTATGTCGGCGAACGCGGGCAACGACTATCGGGGGGGGAAAGACAGCGCATTTCCATTGCAAGAGCGATTTTGCATAATCCTCGTATTCTCGTTTTGGACGAAGCGACGTCGAGCGTAGACACGGAAACGGAACGGATGATTCAAGAAGCGCTCGCGAATTTGGTGGAAGGGCGCACAGTGATTGCGATTGCCCACCGTTTAAGCACATTGCAAAATGCAGATAGGATTTTGGTGCTCGAAGAAGGTCGCATTGCGGAAATGGGTACACATGAAGAATTGATGGAGAAGAAAGGACTTTATCATAAATTCGTTAACCTTCAGCAACAACTCGCAAAAATCCGATCAGAACTAATCGGCTTAGAACCAGAAGCGGCAGAAGAGGCTACGGTAGGATAA
- the sufC gene encoding Fe-S cluster assembly ATPase SufC, whose product MLEIKNLHAGVEEKQILKGINLTIRAGEVHAVMGPNGSGKSTLAQVLAGREEYEVTEGEVLYKGQNLLEMDPEVRAGEGLFMAFQYPVEIPGVTTSYFLRAAVNSIRKYRNQPEMDPMEFMSFVREKMKLLNLDPSFLNRSINEGFSGGEKKRNEIFQMAVLEPTLCILDETDSGLDIDALKIVANGVNTLRSPERAFLVITHYQRILTYIVPDFVHVMVDGRIVKSGGKDLALELEAQGYGWIEEEVLTGKV is encoded by the coding sequence ATGTTAGAAATCAAGAACCTTCACGCAGGGGTCGAAGAAAAGCAGATCCTAAAAGGGATAAACCTGACCATCCGCGCCGGCGAGGTGCATGCCGTAATGGGACCGAACGGCAGTGGAAAGAGCACGCTCGCGCAAGTGCTCGCCGGGCGAGAGGAATACGAAGTGACCGAAGGGGAAGTCCTTTATAAAGGACAGAACCTGCTCGAAATGGACCCGGAGGTACGCGCGGGCGAAGGTTTATTCATGGCTTTCCAATATCCGGTCGAAATTCCGGGAGTTACGACTTCCTACTTCCTTCGCGCCGCGGTGAATTCCATTCGCAAGTACCGAAACCAACCGGAAATGGATCCCATGGAGTTTATGAGTTTCGTTCGTGAGAAGATGAAACTGCTTAACCTCGATCCTTCGTTTCTCAACCGTTCCATCAATGAAGGATTCAGCGGGGGGGAAAAGAAGCGCAACGAGATATTCCAAATGGCAGTATTAGAGCCGACCTTATGCATTCTCGACGAAACGGACAGCGGGCTCGATATAGACGCTTTGAAAATCGTCGCCAACGGAGTGAACACGCTTAGAAGTCCAGAAAGAGCATTTTTAGTGATTACGCACTATCAAAGAATATTGACCTACATCGTTCCCGATTTCGTGCATGTGATGGTGGATGGTCGAATCGTGAAATCGGGGGGGAAGGATTTGGCTTTGGAATTGGAGGCTCAAGGTTATGGCTGGATAGAAGAGGAGGTTTTAACAGGCAAAGTATGA